A genomic window from Candidatus Krumholzibacteriia bacterium includes:
- the amrB gene encoding AmmeMemoRadiSam system protein B has protein sequence MSDPHFQSAASRPAALAGSWYPEDSGALARSVASMLQAAPPWPQGRRPRALVVPHAGLRYSGPTAASAYAALSSFALRRVVVLAPNHRAAVWGAAVDPSSHYESPLGSMPVDLGAVEQLAEQPHVTCSARPFAPEHAIEMQLPFLQHLLPQATLVPVLIGEMRDEEDYAALGAAIAPLLDAATLLVVSTDFMHYGDAFGYVPFTERVPEQIRDYDDRAIDALRHGSFAEFQDFLGRTGSTICGRRPLGVLLHLQPAAWKCELRSYTTSGEITGDWSHTVSYAALAYYEDEATAVAPGLSAADRRALLDLARRSMAHATGAGERVEMESEKWSAALRQPLAAFVTLHRREDGKLRGCIGWLEPHAALAEAVIENAAAAATRDPRFDPVSADEVEAIEIEISVLGPMTDVDDVQEIRMGRDGLLIEREGLRGILLPQVAVHMGWNRVQFLEGVCRKAGLAPDSWRRGAVIRRFEAEIFSESQV, from the coding sequence ATGTCGGACCCGCACTTCCAATCGGCCGCGTCGCGGCCGGCAGCCCTTGCCGGCAGCTGGTACCCGGAAGACTCCGGCGCCCTCGCTCGGAGCGTCGCCTCGATGCTCCAGGCCGCACCGCCGTGGCCGCAGGGCCGTCGCCCTCGCGCCCTCGTCGTGCCGCATGCGGGCTTGCGCTACTCCGGGCCGACAGCAGCCTCCGCGTATGCGGCGCTTTCCTCGTTCGCCCTGCGCCGCGTCGTGGTCCTGGCGCCCAATCATCGCGCCGCCGTCTGGGGTGCGGCGGTGGATCCCTCCTCGCACTACGAGTCGCCTCTCGGCAGCATGCCGGTGGATCTCGGCGCGGTGGAGCAGCTCGCCGAGCAGCCACACGTCACTTGCTCCGCCCGTCCCTTTGCCCCCGAACACGCCATCGAGATGCAGCTCCCTTTTTTGCAGCACCTTCTGCCACAAGCCACGCTCGTGCCCGTGCTGATCGGGGAGATGCGCGACGAGGAGGACTACGCCGCTCTCGGAGCCGCCATCGCGCCTCTCCTCGACGCGGCCACGCTGCTCGTCGTGAGCACCGATTTCATGCACTACGGCGACGCCTTCGGCTACGTTCCCTTCACCGAGCGCGTGCCGGAGCAGATCCGCGACTACGACGACCGCGCCATCGACGCGCTCCGCCACGGCTCCTTCGCCGAGTTCCAAGACTTCCTGGGGCGCACCGGAAGCACCATCTGCGGCCGCCGTCCGCTCGGGGTCCTTCTGCATCTCCAGCCAGCAGCATGGAAGTGCGAGCTGCGTTCGTACACGACCTCCGGCGAGATCACCGGCGACTGGTCGCATACGGTGAGCTACGCGGCGCTGGCCTACTACGAGGACGAAGCCACCGCGGTCGCGCCCGGTCTCTCCGCGGCGGACCGGCGCGCGCTCCTCGATCTGGCGCGACGGAGCATGGCGCACGCCACCGGCGCAGGCGAGCGCGTCGAGATGGAGAGCGAGAAGTGGTCGGCGGCGCTCCGCCAGCCACTGGCGGCCTTCGTGACCCTGCACCGCCGCGAGGACGGGAAGCTGCGCGGTTGCATCGGTTGGCTCGAGCCGCATGCGGCGCTGGCGGAAGCGGTCATCGAGAACGCTGCCGCGGCGGCGACGCGCGACCCGCGCTTCGACCCGGTCTCCGCCGACGAAGTGGAAGCGATCGAAATCGAGATCTCCGTCCTCGGGCCCATGACGGACGTGGACGATGTGCAGGAGATCCGGATGGGGCGCGACGGTCTCCTCATCGAACGTGAGGGCCTCCGCGGCATCCTACTGCCTCAGGTCGCTGTGCACATGGGTTGGAACCGGGTGCAGTTCCTCGAGGGGGTTTGCCGCAAGGCGGGCCTCGCCCCGGATTCCTGGCGCCGCGGCGCCGTCATTCGCCGTTTCGAGGCCGAGATCTTCTCCGAGTCGCAGGTTTGA
- a CDS encoding fumarylacetoacetate hydrolase family protein: protein MRLVSFGARGSERPGLLLDDRVLDLRACDPSLPDSLRGILATQRLRDVERLLRRGDCSAALLPLAGTRLGAPLPDASKIVCIGLNYADHATEQKRPLPTAPLLFAKATTALSGSGDPIVLPPGEKVDLEAELAFVIGRTAKQVHAEEAAGFIAGYMCFNDVSGREAQFSDRQWFRGKSYDTFAPCGPCLVTTDEVPDPHALGIASRVNGRLMQQSRTDQLVFRIPQLLEYITRSMTLLPGDIVATGTPAGVGVFRDPPVFLQDGDQVTVTIDSIGTLSNPVRS, encoded by the coding sequence ATGCGCCTGGTGAGCTTCGGAGCCCGGGGCAGCGAGAGGCCCGGCCTCCTCCTGGACGACCGCGTCCTCGACCTGCGCGCTTGCGATCCCAGCTTGCCCGACAGCCTGCGGGGGATCCTGGCCACGCAGCGCCTGCGCGATGTGGAGCGCCTGCTCCGCCGGGGAGATTGCAGCGCCGCGCTGCTGCCCCTGGCCGGCACGCGCCTGGGTGCGCCGCTTCCCGATGCCTCCAAGATCGTCTGCATCGGGCTCAACTACGCCGACCATGCCACGGAGCAGAAGCGGCCCTTGCCGACCGCGCCGTTGCTCTTCGCCAAGGCGACGACGGCGCTCAGCGGCAGCGGCGATCCCATCGTCCTTCCGCCGGGAGAGAAAGTGGACCTGGAAGCGGAGCTCGCCTTCGTGATCGGCCGGACGGCGAAGCAGGTGCACGCCGAAGAAGCCGCGGGGTTCATCGCCGGTTACATGTGTTTCAACGACGTCTCTGGACGAGAGGCGCAGTTCTCCGACCGCCAGTGGTTCCGCGGCAAGAGCTACGACACTTTCGCCCCCTGCGGCCCCTGCCTGGTGACCACGGACGAGGTGCCGGACCCGCATGCGCTCGGCATCGCCTCGCGGGTCAACGGCCGCCTCATGCAGCAGAGCCGCACCGACCAGCTCGTCTTCCGCATCCCCCAGCTCCTCGAGTACATCACGCGCAGCATGACGCTTCTTCCCGGCGACATCGTCGCCACCGGCACGCCTGCCGGCGTCGGTGTCTTCCGCGACCCGCCGGTCTTCCTCCAGGATGGCGATCAGGTGACGGTCACCATCGACAGCATCGGTACCCTCTCCAACCCGGTGCGGTCCTAG
- the folE gene encoding GTP cyclohydrolase I FolE yields MPTPKDMDDLIRRLLVELGEDPEREGLRQTPARVAESLRFLTQGYSQDLEKVLNGAVFRENYNEMVLVRDIDFFSLCEHHLLPFYGKCHVAYVPDGKLIGLSKIPRVVEIFARRLQMQERLTQQIAECLEAALEPRGVAVVTEAYHLCMSMRGVEKQNAWAVASAMRGLFLKDYRTREEFVGLIHRRPTT; encoded by the coding sequence ATGCCGACACCCAAGGACATGGACGACCTGATCCGCCGGCTGCTGGTGGAGCTCGGGGAGGATCCGGAACGCGAGGGCCTGCGGCAGACACCGGCGCGGGTGGCGGAATCGTTGCGCTTCCTCACCCAGGGATACTCCCAGGACCTGGAGAAGGTCCTGAATGGCGCGGTGTTCCGCGAGAACTACAATGAGATGGTGCTCGTCCGCGACATCGATTTCTTCAGCCTCTGCGAGCACCACCTGCTGCCCTTCTACGGCAAGTGCCACGTCGCCTACGTGCCCGATGGCAAGCTGATCGGCTTGTCGAAGATCCCACGGGTGGTCGAGATCTTCGCGCGCCGGCTGCAGATGCAGGAGCGGCTCACGCAGCAGATCGCGGAGTGCCTGGAGGCCGCGCTGGAGCCCCGCGGCGTCGCCGTGGTCACCGAGGCCTACCATTTGTGCATGTCCATGCGTGGCGTGGAGAAGCAGAACGCCTGGGCCGTGGCGAGCGCCATGCGCGGGCTCTTCCTCAAGGACTACCGCACGCGCGAAGAGTTCGTCGGTCTCATCCACCGGCGGCCGACAACGTGA